In a single window of the Pseudogemmatithrix spongiicola genome:
- a CDS encoding DinB family protein: protein MSDGFRLDEARALLLRTPRVLEAWLGGLPDAWLHVTEGASTWSPFDVLGHLIHGEETDWIPRARIILGDAADKTFPPFDRTAMFEASRGKSADVLLERFATLRAESVRTLDGWTLGDADLARRGVHPAFGEVTLRQLLATWTAHDLGHLAQVARAMAKRYREEVGPWRAYLSLMDWKD, encoded by the coding sequence GTGAGCGACGGCTTCCGCCTCGACGAAGCGCGTGCGCTGCTACTGCGCACGCCGCGGGTCCTCGAGGCGTGGCTGGGCGGCTTGCCCGATGCATGGCTGCATGTCACCGAAGGGGCTTCCACGTGGAGCCCCTTTGACGTGCTCGGGCATCTGATCCACGGGGAGGAGACCGACTGGATCCCCCGCGCCCGGATCATCCTCGGTGATGCCGCGGACAAGACGTTCCCGCCGTTCGATCGCACCGCGATGTTCGAGGCGAGCCGCGGCAAGTCGGCGGACGTGCTGCTCGAGCGCTTTGCGACGCTGCGCGCCGAGAGTGTGCGCACGCTGGACGGCTGGACGCTCGGCGACGCGGATCTCGCACGCCGCGGCGTGCACCCCGCCTTCGGCGAGGTGACGCTGCGGCAACTGCTGGCGACGTGGACCGCGCACGACCTCGGCCACCTCGCGCAGGTCGCGCGGGCAATGGCGAAGCGGTACCGCGAGGAGGTGGGGCCGTGGCGAGCCTACCTCTCGCTGATGGACTGGAAGGACTGA
- a CDS encoding RidA family protein yields the protein MHTRLLLAAALAALALPAAATAQAVQARDSSYTRGDRTIYHQHAPSETEWGYAQAIVVGNTIYVSGTVSGGRTMEEEITNIYRRIERTLRVNGFTMQDVVKETAYAKDIEALAAANPARLRAYAGHTPAATWVQITRLLAEGATVEIEVTAVRAPRP from the coding sequence ATGCACACGCGACTTCTCCTGGCGGCGGCCCTCGCCGCGCTGGCCCTCCCCGCTGCCGCGACCGCCCAAGCCGTGCAGGCCCGCGACTCCTCCTACACGCGCGGCGACCGCACGATCTACCACCAGCATGCCCCCAGCGAAACCGAATGGGGCTACGCGCAGGCGATCGTGGTCGGCAACACCATCTACGTCTCCGGCACCGTGAGCGGCGGCCGCACGATGGAAGAGGAGATCACCAACATCTATCGGCGCATCGAGCGCACGCTGCGCGTGAATGGCTTCACGATGCAGGATGTGGTGAAGGAGACGGCCTACGCGAAGGACATCGAGGCGCTCGCGGCGGCGAACCCGGCGCGCCTGCGGGCGTACGCGGGACACACGCCGGCGGCGACCTGGGTGCAGATCACGCGGCTGCTCGCCGAGGGCGCCACCGTGGAGATCGAGGTGACCGCCGTGCGCGCCCCGCGGCCGTAG
- a CDS encoding VOC family protein, producing MRRLLSLLLLCSVTGLARTVAAQAPGPARPATLGLQANITFLYYRDIPRAQRFYEDVLGLTLTVDQGYSKIYRVSPTSYVGLVDESQGLHRAAPQKPVTLSFVTAEVDQWYAYLRGRGVEMVHELADGRRQPTRGFVAKDPEGYYLEFETFRDDPQNATIRPQLALSPGGGLQRDATLYVEDFLKRYLGQFDASREHPEGWNPLTVLRDDLSPTLMRALQEDRDAAVANDEEIVGLDFDPFINAQDVCDGMESRAAVATDTTMDVAVYDRCDWGHPLVPDVIYVLQRRGNRWIIADIRYAGGQSLLEVLAYYAEQRKQPQ from the coding sequence ATGCGCCGCCTGCTGAGCCTGCTGCTTCTCTGTTCGGTCACCGGACTTGCCCGCACCGTTGCCGCGCAGGCGCCGGGACCGGCGCGCCCGGCCACCCTCGGTCTCCAGGCCAACATCACCTTCCTCTACTACCGCGACATCCCGCGCGCGCAGCGCTTCTATGAGGACGTGCTTGGACTCACGCTCACGGTGGATCAGGGCTACTCCAAGATCTACCGCGTCTCCCCGACGTCGTACGTCGGCCTCGTGGACGAGTCGCAGGGCTTACACCGCGCCGCACCGCAGAAGCCCGTGACGCTGAGCTTCGTGACGGCCGAGGTGGACCAGTGGTACGCGTACCTGCGCGGCCGCGGCGTGGAGATGGTGCACGAGCTCGCCGACGGCCGCCGGCAGCCCACGCGTGGCTTCGTGGCCAAGGATCCCGAGGGCTACTATCTCGAGTTCGAGACCTTCCGCGACGACCCGCAGAACGCGACCATCCGGCCGCAGCTGGCGCTGTCCCCCGGCGGTGGCCTGCAGCGCGACGCGACGCTCTACGTGGAAGACTTCCTCAAGCGCTACCTCGGCCAGTTCGACGCCTCGCGGGAGCATCCCGAAGGCTGGAACCCGCTCACGGTGCTGCGTGACGACCTCTCGCCGACGCTGATGCGTGCGCTCCAGGAGGACCGCGATGCGGCCGTGGCCAACGACGAGGAGATTGTTGGGCTCGACTTCGATCCGTTCATCAATGCCCAGGACGTCTGCGACGGGATGGAATCGCGTGCGGCCGTCGCGACTGACACCACGATGGACGTTGCGGTGTATGACCGCTGCGACTGGGGACACCCGCTGGTTCCGGACGTGATCTACGTGTTGCAGCGTCGCGGCAACCGTTGGATCATTGCCGACATCCGCTACGCGGGCGGCCAGTCGCTCCTCGAAGTCCTCGCCTACTACGCCGAACAACGGAAGCAACCCCAATGA
- a CDS encoding SIMPL domain-containing protein: MTLDRNNSIILAVGIALGGLLAGHGVVRAKAAERYVTVKGVAEREAVADLAIWPLRIVAAEDDLGRANSDLQSSVTRIKRFLARHGVDTTQITLQDFAVRDKQAQEYGGQIGGPRYLITQTVLVRSTQPEVVAAASQRVAELVNEGVVLSSGEQYGNGGPTFVFTGLNALKPEMIAQATARAREAAQQFAEDAGSSLGGIRQANQGYFEILPRDQAMGIGEASQVKKTIRVVATVEYLLK; encoded by the coding sequence ATGACGCTCGACCGCAACAATTCGATCATCCTCGCCGTGGGCATCGCGCTTGGCGGGCTGCTGGCCGGCCATGGCGTGGTGCGCGCCAAGGCCGCCGAGCGCTACGTGACGGTGAAGGGCGTGGCGGAGCGCGAGGCGGTGGCGGATCTCGCGATCTGGCCCCTGCGCATCGTCGCCGCGGAAGATGACCTCGGGCGCGCCAACAGCGACCTGCAATCCAGCGTGACGCGCATCAAGCGCTTCCTCGCGCGGCACGGCGTGGACACCACGCAGATCACGCTGCAGGACTTCGCCGTCCGCGACAAGCAGGCGCAGGAGTACGGCGGGCAGATCGGCGGGCCGCGCTATCTCATCACGCAGACGGTGCTCGTACGCTCGACGCAGCCGGAAGTGGTGGCGGCGGCGAGCCAGCGCGTCGCCGAGCTCGTGAACGAGGGCGTGGTGCTCTCGAGCGGCGAGCAGTACGGCAACGGCGGACCGACGTTCGTGTTCACGGGCCTGAACGCGCTCAAGCCCGAGATGATCGCGCAGGCCACGGCACGCGCACGCGAAGCCGCCCAGCAATTCGCCGAGGATGCCGGCTCGTCGCTGGGCGGGATTCGCCAGGCCAATCAGGGGTACTTCGAGATCCTGCCGCGCGACCAGGCGATGGGCATCGGCGAGGCGAGCCAGGTGAAGAAGACGATCCGCGTGGTCGCGACGGTGGAGTACCTGCTGAAGTAG
- the argG gene encoding argininosuccinate synthase yields MATILQALPKGERVGIAFSGGLDTSAALHWMRAKGAIPFAYTANLGQPDESDYEEIPRKAMAYGAEKARLVECRHELVAEGIAAIQSGAFHVSTGGQTYFNTTPLGRAVTGTMLVAAMREDDVNIWGDGSTFKGNDIERFYRYGLLTNPSLKVYKPWLDQAFIDQLGGRKEMSEYLVANGFEYKMSTEKAYSTDSNILGATHEAKDLEFLDKGMHIVQPIMGVPFWKDDCVVKKETVSVRFEEGTPVALNGKSFASLLDLFYEANAIGGRHGLGMTDQIENRIIEAKSRGIYEAPGMALLFIAYERLVTGIHNEDTIEQYRIHGKKLGRLLYQGRWLDPQSLMLRESAQRWVARAITGEVTLELRRGNDYSIMDTSSPNLTYKPERLTMEKGEAFFTPADRIGQLTMRNLDIVDTREKLEVYTKSGLLRSGAGQQLPHLPGKHE; encoded by the coding sequence ATGGCCACGATCCTCCAGGCGCTCCCCAAGGGTGAGCGCGTCGGCATCGCCTTCTCCGGCGGCCTCGATACCTCCGCCGCCCTCCACTGGATGCGCGCCAAGGGTGCCATCCCGTTCGCGTACACCGCCAACCTCGGCCAGCCGGATGAATCCGACTACGAGGAGATCCCGCGCAAGGCCATGGCCTACGGGGCGGAGAAGGCGCGCTTGGTCGAGTGCCGGCATGAGCTCGTCGCCGAGGGCATCGCCGCGATCCAGAGCGGCGCATTCCACGTGAGCACTGGTGGGCAGACGTACTTCAACACGACGCCGCTCGGTCGCGCCGTCACCGGCACGATGCTCGTCGCCGCGATGCGCGAAGACGACGTGAACATCTGGGGCGACGGTTCGACCTTCAAGGGCAATGACATCGAGCGCTTCTACCGCTACGGCCTGCTCACCAACCCGTCGCTCAAGGTCTACAAGCCCTGGCTCGACCAGGCGTTCATCGACCAGCTCGGTGGCCGCAAGGAGATGAGCGAGTACCTCGTCGCCAACGGCTTCGAGTACAAGATGAGCACGGAGAAGGCCTACTCGACGGACTCGAACATCCTCGGCGCCACGCACGAAGCCAAGGACCTCGAGTTCCTCGACAAGGGCATGCACATCGTGCAGCCGATCATGGGCGTGCCGTTTTGGAAGGACGACTGCGTGGTGAAGAAGGAGACCGTGAGCGTGCGCTTCGAGGAAGGCACGCCCGTGGCGTTGAACGGCAAGTCCTTCGCGTCACTGCTCGACCTGTTCTACGAGGCGAACGCCATCGGCGGACGGCACGGGCTCGGCATGACGGACCAGATCGAGAATCGCATCATCGAGGCCAAGAGCCGCGGCATCTACGAGGCGCCGGGCATGGCGCTCCTGTTCATCGCCTACGAGCGCCTCGTGACGGGCATCCACAACGAAGACACCATTGAGCAATACCGCATCCACGGCAAGAAGCTTGGCCGCCTGCTGTACCAGGGGCGCTGGCTCGACCCGCAGTCGCTGATGCTGCGCGAGAGTGCCCAGCGCTGGGTGGCGCGCGCCATCACGGGCGAGGTCACGCTGGAGCTGCGCCGCGGCAACGACTATTCGATCATGGATACGTCGAGCCCGAACCTCACCTACAAGCCGGAGCGCCTCACGATGGAGAAGGGCGAGGCGTTCTTCACGCCGGCGGACCGCATCGGGCAGCTGACGATGCGCAACCTGGACATCGTGGACACGCGCGAGAAGCTCGAGGTCTATACCAAGAGCGGCTTGCTGCGCAGCGGGGCGGGGCAGCAGCTCCCGCACCTGCCGGGCAAGCACGAGTAG
- a CDS encoding selenium-binding protein SBP56-related protein, translated as MPRPLRDSLLVLAASLAVGCSGPSGPTQVVYAWTAGADSSAADFLAVVDVDSGSPTYGEVLQRVEVPGRGNRPHHSEHELAGDGRLFVNGFASGQSWVFDVSDRTQPRIVTQFGDMAGYSHPHSFIRLPNGNVLGTFQMQHLNKGMRPGGLVELTPDGAVVRASAPQPSSVTAATRVYSGAVVEALDRIVTTTTDMDGDDPASRQVQVWRLSDLTLLHTITLADGPRGGEGMYTAEPRLLGDGRTVLVSTFACGLYLMQGLESERPSAELVASFPEKDRTNCAIPAVVGDYYLVTVPAYSAVVALDISNPGAPREVSRAVFDSTDVPHWLSVSPDRRRVVVTGYATMQTRVELLSFDPATGALGKQRTIADVGGIPHGAVFSRP; from the coding sequence ATGCCCCGCCCCCTTCGTGATTCGCTACTCGTGCTCGCGGCGTCTCTTGCAGTCGGCTGTAGCGGCCCCTCAGGGCCGACGCAGGTAGTGTACGCGTGGACCGCAGGTGCAGACAGCAGCGCGGCCGACTTTCTGGCGGTCGTGGACGTCGACAGCGGCAGCCCGACGTATGGTGAGGTGCTACAGCGCGTCGAGGTCCCGGGGCGCGGCAACCGCCCGCACCACAGCGAGCACGAGCTCGCGGGCGACGGCCGGCTCTTCGTAAACGGCTTCGCGAGCGGCCAGAGCTGGGTCTTCGACGTAAGCGATCGTACGCAACCGCGCATCGTCACGCAGTTCGGTGATATGGCGGGTTACTCGCACCCACATTCCTTCATCAGACTGCCGAACGGCAACGTGCTCGGCACGTTCCAGATGCAGCATCTGAACAAGGGCATGCGCCCCGGCGGACTCGTCGAACTCACCCCCGACGGGGCCGTCGTGCGCGCCTCGGCACCGCAGCCGTCGTCCGTGACCGCCGCGACCCGTGTGTACTCGGGCGCAGTCGTGGAAGCGCTCGACCGCATCGTGACGACCACCACCGACATGGACGGCGACGATCCCGCGTCCCGCCAGGTCCAAGTGTGGCGACTGTCGGACCTGACATTGCTGCACACCATCACGCTGGCAGACGGGCCGCGTGGCGGCGAGGGGATGTACACGGCGGAGCCACGCCTGCTCGGCGACGGCAGGACGGTCTTGGTCTCCACCTTCGCTTGCGGGCTTTACCTGATGCAGGGCCTTGAGAGCGAGCGCCCGAGCGCCGAGCTCGTGGCGTCGTTTCCGGAGAAGGACCGGACGAACTGTGCGATTCCCGCAGTCGTCGGCGACTACTACCTCGTGACGGTGCCGGCGTACTCCGCCGTGGTCGCCCTCGACATCTCGAACCCCGGCGCGCCGCGCGAGGTCTCACGCGCCGTGTTTGATAGCACGGATGTCCCGCATTGGCTGTCGGTCTCGCCCGACCGGCGGCGCGTGGTGGTGACCGGATACGCGACGATGCAAACGCGGGTGGAGCTGCTGTCGTTCGACCCGGCCACGGGCGCGCTTGGCAAGCAGCGCACGATCGCCGACGTCGGCGGCATCCCGCACGGCGCGGTCTTCAGCCGTCCCTGA
- a CDS encoding APC family permease, with amino-acid sequence MTRAPQSDPQPTLRSFGLASATAVLISNMVGTGVFTSLGFQVVDLSSGFALLALWAVGGLLALSGALCYAELGAMYPRSGGEYVYLTEAWSPRLGFIGGFVSMTAGFAAPIAIAAMAFGRYAAQVLPVAPMLATAAVLALVAVVQWSGVSLARQFQVATTGSTLLIIAAFIVTGLVIGPVEPLSFAPDAEAFRQIATAPFAISLIYVVYAYTGWNAIGYVAGEVAEPQRTIPRAVVGAVLLVALLYLTLHFVFLRTVPLDALRGTVEVASLSATRILGVAGGRVMSALIALVLVATISGFLLAGSRVTQAVGEGTARLAWLGARGGDGVPRRALALQLALIALLIATASFETVLAYAGIVLNLMNLLAVAGLMKLRRAAPALARPFRTPLYPLVPLTFAALSTWMIAFVIWQRPSVILAALGTLVAGSALYSFVSRR; translated from the coding sequence ATGACGCGCGCTCCACAATCGGATCCGCAGCCCACGCTGCGAAGCTTCGGCTTGGCCTCCGCCACTGCCGTGTTGATCTCCAATATGGTCGGCACCGGCGTGTTCACCTCGCTGGGCTTCCAGGTGGTGGACCTCTCGAGCGGTTTCGCGCTGCTCGCGCTCTGGGCGGTCGGCGGCTTGCTCGCCCTGAGCGGGGCGCTGTGCTACGCGGAGTTGGGCGCGATGTACCCGCGCTCGGGCGGCGAGTACGTGTACCTCACCGAGGCCTGGTCGCCGCGGCTGGGGTTCATCGGCGGATTCGTCTCGATGACGGCCGGCTTCGCCGCGCCAATCGCCATCGCCGCGATGGCGTTCGGCCGCTACGCGGCGCAGGTGCTGCCCGTGGCGCCGATGCTGGCCACGGCGGCCGTGCTCGCGCTCGTCGCCGTGGTGCAATGGAGCGGCGTCTCGTTGGCGCGTCAGTTCCAGGTGGCGACCACCGGCAGCACACTGCTGATCATTGCCGCATTCATCGTCACCGGGCTCGTGATCGGGCCGGTGGAGCCGCTGTCGTTCGCGCCGGACGCGGAGGCGTTCCGGCAGATCGCCACGGCGCCGTTCGCGATCTCGCTCATCTACGTCGTGTACGCGTACACGGGGTGGAATGCGATCGGCTACGTGGCCGGCGAGGTCGCGGAGCCCCAGCGCACGATTCCGCGCGCCGTCGTGGGCGCCGTGCTGCTGGTCGCGCTGCTCTACCTCACGCTGCACTTCGTGTTCCTGCGCACCGTGCCGCTCGACGCGCTGCGCGGCACGGTGGAGGTGGCCTCCCTCTCGGCCACGCGCATCCTCGGCGTCGCCGGCGGCCGCGTGATGAGCGCGCTCATCGCACTGGTGCTCGTGGCGACGATCAGCGGATTCCTACTCGCCGGCTCGCGCGTGACGCAGGCGGTGGGCGAGGGCACGGCGCGTCTGGCCTGGCTGGGTGCGCGCGGCGGCGATGGCGTCCCGCGGCGCGCGCTGGCGCTGCAACTCGCGCTGATCGCACTGCTCATCGCCACCGCGAGCTTCGAGACCGTGCTGGCCTACGCGGGCATCGTGCTCAACCTGATGAACCTGCTCGCGGTGGCCGGCCTCATGAAGCTGCGGCGCGCGGCGCCGGCGCTGGCCCGTCCATTCCGCACGCCGCTCTATCCCCTCGTGCCGCTCACCTTCGCCGCGCTGTCGACCTGGATGATCGCCTTCGTCATCTGGCAGCGGCCCAGCGTGATCCTCGCCGCGCTCGGCACGCTCGTCGCGGGCTCGGCGCTCTATTCCTTCGTGTCGCGTCGCTGA
- a CDS encoding DUF808 domain-containing protein has protein sequence MASSLLALLDDITTLLDDVAVLSKVAVKKTSGVVGDDLALNAEQVTGFTPDREIPVVWAVAKGSFVNKLILVPAALLISAFAPRLIVPLLMVGGIFLCYEGFEKVWHKVAHRAPTPEDKAARATMAAALVNPAVDVVALERGRIRGAIRTDFILSAEIVVIALGTMADAPIGQQIAALSAIAIGITVLVYGLVAGIVKLDDLGLQLLRAAGDNPAAASSRAFGAAILRMAPWLMRTLSVVGTAAMFLVGGSIVAHGVPAIEQLVASVEHAAGPAGGVVKLLADALVGIVAGGLVVGLLGVVGLVRRRLQPAAQRRDTKE, from the coding sequence ATGGCTTCCAGTCTCCTCGCCCTCCTCGACGACATCACGACGCTGCTCGACGACGTCGCCGTGCTCAGCAAGGTCGCCGTCAAGAAGACCTCCGGTGTCGTCGGTGACGACCTCGCATTGAACGCGGAGCAGGTGACGGGCTTCACGCCCGACCGCGAGATTCCCGTGGTCTGGGCCGTGGCGAAGGGCTCCTTCGTAAACAAGCTCATCCTCGTCCCGGCGGCGTTGCTGATCAGCGCCTTCGCGCCGCGGCTGATCGTGCCGCTGCTCATGGTCGGCGGCATCTTCCTGTGTTACGAGGGATTCGAGAAGGTCTGGCACAAGGTCGCGCATCGCGCTCCGACGCCCGAGGACAAGGCGGCGCGCGCGACGATGGCGGCGGCCTTGGTGAATCCCGCGGTGGACGTCGTCGCGCTTGAGCGCGGCCGTATCCGTGGGGCCATCCGCACCGACTTCATCCTCTCGGCGGAGATCGTCGTCATCGCGCTGGGCACGATGGCTGATGCGCCGATTGGCCAGCAGATCGCTGCGCTGAGCGCCATCGCCATCGGCATCACGGTGTTGGTCTACGGCTTGGTCGCGGGCATCGTCAAGCTCGACGACCTCGGCCTGCAGCTGCTGCGCGCCGCGGGCGACAACCCAGCGGCGGCGTCGAGCCGCGCCTTCGGCGCCGCGATCCTGCGGATGGCGCCGTGGCTCATGCGCACGCTATCGGTGGTCGGCACGGCGGCGATGTTCCTCGTCGGCGGCAGCATCGTGGCGCACGGCGTTCCCGCCATCGAGCAGCTCGTCGCGAGCGTGGAGCACGCGGCGGGACCTGCGGGCGGCGTCGTGAAACTGCTTGCCGACGCGCTGGTCGGCATCGTGGCCGGCGGTCTCGTCGTGGGCCTGCTGGGCGTCGTTGGCCTCGTGCGACGCCGGCTCCAGCCCGCCGCTCAGCGACGCGACACGAAGGAATAG
- a CDS encoding heavy metal-binding domain-containing protein has protein sequence MLVVTTDTIEGRPVKKTLGLVSGEAILGANIFRDFFAGIRDIVGGRSAAYEEELRKAKDIAIAEMRQQAAEMGANAVVGVDLDYENITVGQTGGMLMVSASGTAVVV, from the coding sequence ATGCTCGTCGTCACCACCGATACCATCGAAGGCCGCCCCGTCAAGAAGACCCTCGGACTCGTCTCCGGCGAGGCCATCCTCGGCGCGAACATCTTTCGCGACTTCTTCGCCGGTATCCGCGACATCGTCGGCGGACGATCGGCGGCCTACGAGGAGGAGCTGCGCAAGGCGAAGGACATTGCCATCGCCGAAATGCGCCAGCAGGCGGCGGAAATGGGCGCCAACGCCGTCGTCGGCGTGGACCTGGACTACGAGAACATCACCGTAGGACAGACAGGCGGGATGCTCATGGTGAGCGCGAGCGGGACGGCAGTCGTCGTGTAG
- a CDS encoding DUF305 domain-containing protein, translating into MRTSLSLLPLLALVAVAACAPQGGVATGPTPMTEADRVRADSIRLPYTDADVTFMTEMIGHHAQAILISRWVPSHTDDAEMRTLAARIINAQTDDIALMRRWLAERGKPVPSVTPDGVLVPPPADPNDEHAGHDMGGHDHSMMAGMLTPAQLTELDAARGDQFNILFLQRMINHHRGAVTMVQTLIRDGGAIDETVFRFAADVEVDQSTEIRRMLTMLLERDGLPPA; encoded by the coding sequence ATGCGCACGTCTCTCTCTCTCCTCCCGCTGCTCGCCCTCGTCGCGGTGGCTGCCTGCGCCCCACAGGGCGGCGTGGCGACCGGCCCGACGCCGATGACTGAGGCCGATCGTGTCCGTGCCGACTCCATCCGGCTGCCGTACACGGATGCCGACGTCACATTCATGACCGAGATGATCGGGCACCACGCCCAGGCGATCCTCATCTCGCGGTGGGTCCCCAGTCACACGGACGATGCGGAGATGCGGACGCTCGCCGCCCGCATCATCAATGCCCAGACCGACGACATCGCCCTCATGCGCCGCTGGCTGGCCGAGCGCGGCAAGCCGGTGCCCAGCGTGACACCCGACGGCGTGCTCGTGCCGCCTCCCGCCGACCCGAACGACGAACACGCGGGGCACGACATGGGCGGGCACGACCATTCGATGATGGCCGGCATGCTCACGCCGGCGCAGCTCACCGAGCTCGACGCCGCACGCGGCGACCAGTTCAACATCCTGTTCCTCCAGCGGATGATCAACCACCACCGGGGCGCGGTCACGATGGTGCAGACGCTCATCCGCGACGGCGGCGCGATCGACGAGACCGTGTTCCGCTTCGCCGCCGACGTCGAGGTGGACCAGTCCACCGAGATCCGGCGCATGCTCACCATGCTCCTCGAGCGCGACGGGCTCCCGCCCGCATGA
- a CDS encoding LVIVD repeat-containing protein: MKQMFHRAALAAAAIVVAACTQQPVQTSPATTQSNSQLRGPTGTRFQNDARVGLSAGLFDAGVATSGMRVVASARSPEGFLGITNSDLAFSGNYVIQGNYNGPVIWDISNPANPTLVAAVTCPASQNDVSVYGKLLFLSAEAFNGRTDCGTQAPTGQSNPARFRGVRVFDISDIRNPKLVAGVQTCRGSHTHTVVENPRDRENIYIYVSGSAPIRPGSELEGCTTDDPAQNPNSSLLKIEIIKVPLNNPAAAAIVNRADIFTGLTESASHGPTEAERRVAITRADSARRAGGFVAQNPQTNLPIILNPNFVRAQLDSLVRARGGSGAPTGADSTALRTDLQSIVNRLFGQGAQPGGPIGRGQQCHDITVYPALGLAGGACEGHGILLDISNPERPVRIDAVADSNFAYWHSATFSNDGSKILFSDEWGGGGAPKCRDTDNYEWGSNAIFRIENRKMIFESYYKIPTVQTAQENCVAHNGSLVPVPGRDIMVQSWYQGGVSVFDWTDPKNPQEIAFFDRGPVDANRPSMGGAWSTYWYNGAIYSSEIARGLDVAELTPTQYLTQNEIDAAKTVRFNEFNAQGQPQLNWPPSFALAKAFLDQAERNNCLSASRVGEVRTAIAAAERTTGTARQQALQALAGTLNRDASNSCDNNKNQQLQRALQQLAGVTIS, encoded by the coding sequence ATGAAGCAGATGTTCCATCGGGCCGCGCTGGCCGCCGCTGCGATCGTTGTCGCCGCGTGCACCCAGCAGCCGGTCCAGACCTCACCCGCCACGACCCAGTCGAACAGCCAGCTGCGCGGCCCGACGGGTACGCGATTCCAGAACGACGCCCGCGTCGGACTCTCCGCCGGCCTCTTCGACGCCGGTGTCGCCACCAGCGGCATGCGCGTCGTCGCGTCCGCGCGCTCGCCCGAGGGCTTCCTCGGCATCACGAACTCCGACCTGGCCTTCAGCGGCAACTACGTCATCCAGGGCAACTACAACGGCCCGGTGATCTGGGACATTTCGAACCCGGCCAACCCGACGCTCGTCGCCGCGGTGACCTGCCCGGCCTCGCAGAACGACGTCTCGGTCTACGGCAAGCTGCTGTTCCTCTCGGCCGAGGCCTTCAACGGCCGCACCGACTGCGGCACGCAGGCCCCGACCGGCCAGTCGAACCCGGCCCGCTTCCGCGGCGTCCGCGTCTTCGACATCTCCGACATCCGCAACCCGAAGCTCGTCGCCGGCGTGCAGACCTGCCGCGGCTCGCACACGCACACCGTGGTCGAGAATCCGCGTGACCGCGAGAACATCTACATCTACGTCTCCGGCTCGGCGCCGATCCGCCCGGGCAGCGAGCTCGAAGGCTGCACCACCGACGATCCCGCGCAGAACCCGAACTCGTCGCTGCTCAAGATCGAGATCATCAAGGTGCCGCTCAACAACCCGGCGGCCGCCGCGATCGTGAACCGCGCCGACATCTTCACCGGCCTCACCGAGTCGGCCTCGCACGGCCCGACGGAAGCCGAGCGCCGCGTCGCCATCACCCGCGCCGACTCGGCGCGCCGCGCCGGTGGCTTCGTCGCCCAGAATCCGCAGACGAACCTGCCGATCATCCTGAATCCGAACTTCGTCCGCGCGCAGCTCGACTCGCTCGTGCGTGCGCGTGGCGGCTCCGGCGCGCCGACCGGTGCCGACAGCACCGCGCTGCGCACCGACCTGCAGAGCATCGTGAACCGCCTCTTCGGGCAGGGCGCGCAGCCCGGTGGCCCGATCGGCCGCGGTCAGCAGTGCCATGACATCACGGTCTATCCGGCCCTCGGACTCGCCGGCGGCGCCTGCGAAGGCCACGGCATCCTGCTCGACATCTCCAACCCCGAGCGCCCGGTCCGCATCGATGCGGTCGCCGACTCGAACTTCGCCTACTGGCACTCGGCCACCTTCTCCAACGACGGCTCGAAGATCCTCTTCTCCGACGAGTGGGGCGGCGGCGGCGCGCCGAAGTGCCGCGACACCGACAACTACGAGTGGGGCTCGAACGCGATTTTCCGCATCGAGAACCGCAAGATGATCTTCGAGAGCTACTACAAGATCCCGACCGTGCAGACGGCGCAGGAGAACTGCGTCGCCCACAACGGTTCGCTGGTGCCGGTGCCGGGCCGCGACATCATGGTGCAGTCCTGGTACCAGGGCGGCGTCTCGGTGTTCGACTGGACCGACCCGAAGAACCCGCAGGAGATCGCCTTCTTCGACCGCGGTCCGGTCGATGCCAACCGTCCGTCGATGGGCGGTGCCTGGTCCACGTACTGGTACAACGGCGCGATCTACTCGTCCGAGATCGCCCGTGGCCTCGACGTCGCCGAGCTCACGCCGACGCAGTACCTGACGCAGAACGAGATCGATGCGGCCAAGACGGTCCGCTTCAACGAGTTCAACGCGCAGGGTCAGCCGCAGCTCAACTGGCCGCCGAGCTTCGCGCTCGCCAAGGCCTTCCTCGACCAGGCTGAGCGCAACAACTGCCTCTCGGCCTCGCGCGTGGGGGAAGTCCGCACGGCCATCGCGGCCGCCGAG